From Acidobacteriota bacterium:
GGCGCGCGTCTGTGCCGTGGCGCAGCACCTCGACGTGTTCTCCATGGGACGGAACGCGGATGTGGCCATCGAGACGCTGGAGCAGTGGAGCGGCACATGGTTCGATCCCCAGATCGTTCGCGCGGTGATGTCCCTGAATCATCGGGGGCACCTGTGGACGCACTGTAGCGCAACCGACAGCAACGAGATTACGCGCGCCGCTGTACTCGATCTCGATCCACAGCAGCAGCAGCGCCTGGACGACACGCAGATCGACAGGATCTGCGAGGCCTTCGCCGACATCGTCGACTCGAAGTCGCACTTCACCTACAGGCATTCGATGGGTGTGGCCGAACTGGCGCATGGCATTGCAAAGCGTCTCAAGCTGCGGACGGACCGTGTGCAGTTGGTTCGCCGTGCGGCATTGCTGCACGACATCGGCAAGCTAAGCGTCGCGAATACGATCCTCGACAAGAAGACGCGGCTGACCGAGGCGGAGTGGAAGATTGTAGAGAGGCATCCAGGGCTGACGCGGCAGATCCTCGAGCAGATTGGGCCCTTCCGCGAGATCGCCATCGTAGCCGGTGAGCACCACGAGAAGCTGGACGGGACGGGCTACCCAAACCGTTTACTGGCCCCCGATATCTCCATTGAATCGCGTATCGTCGCCGTGGCCGATGTTTACAGCGCGCTTTCGGAGGACAGGCCTTATCGCGCCGGTCTGCACAGCAGCGAGATTATTTCAATTATGCGCGCCCTGGTGCCGAAAAAACTGGATGCGGACTGCGTGGATGCTCTGGTGGCGTTGATCGCCGAGGAGCAGGAGACGGAGCAGAAGTTTGAGCCTGTCGGGATCGTGGTGGAAGAGCTGGCCCGGGCATGCGCCTGATAACGAACTGACAAGTTGGTGGGTGGGTGGAGATGGCGAGGCGGCCAGGAAGCTGGACGTCTCGCCTTTGTTTTTAATTCCAGCGGAGCGCTCGGTTATGGCGCAGAGACATCAGGTACGGCCCCGGATGGGGAGACATCGTCGCCAGTCAATGGTTCGGCGTTGGGATGAGTGACGAACTTCAGCAAATCCATTGGAACTGTTGCTGTGACGATGGCGCGGTCCTTGCGATGGTCGATCTTGAGCGATCCGATGAGTTGCTGCACGTCGGCATCTCCCTGATTGCGTGGCCGCAGTTGTTGCAGCGACCGGAAGAGACCGATCAGCGCGGAGAGGTTCTGCGCGGCGCGCGCGGCGTCGGCCTCGGTTGGCGAGATCTCTTCGATGCGTAGTCGCAGCGTTCCGGTGTAACGAAGGCTGGCGACGAAGGTGGTGTCCTCAGGCAGAGGAAGCTGAAGGCCGAAGATCGAGATGTAGCCGCGGTCGGAGAAGGGAAGACCGATGCGGCCGATGCCCCATGCGCTGGCGAAGATCGGCACATCGCGATAGCGCGCTGAGAGCAGAGACGAACCGGAGAAGGGCGATGCCCCGTAACGGTGGCGGTCGAGGATGGAATGAATCTGTTCGGCCGTGGGCATGTTCGATGCGGCTACGGAGTCGTAGCCAAGCTGAACGATGCGCAATGGTCGCGTTACGCTGCCGTCGTCGATGGCGACCGTGTAGATGGTGTGGCCGGCATAACTTTCCTTTGCAGTCGCGATGGAGTCGAGATAGTGTGCGAGCTTCTCTCCGTCGAAGCGGCCTTCAAAGACCTCGGAGTAGCCGACGGGGCCATTGGGGCCGTTTGGATTGTCCATGCGATGCAGGGCGAATGCGGCTGCGTCGATGTCGCGCTCGGGCTCGACTCCGGTTGCATCGATGAAGCGTTGATATTCAGGCACGCGGGCGACGGGATTTTTGTCGAAGTGTGTCGCCAGACGAAGAGGTTTCAGGTTGACGTAGACGATGGCGTCGGATTCAGGCAGCAGGCGCGCGGCCTCCGGCGGAGCGGCCTTGCGCAGGACGATCGCC
This genomic window contains:
- a CDS encoding HD domain-containing protein; translation: MGQTSASFRQEEHPFNESLSLSEVISALSFAIDLTEGAVRGHALRSCLLGMRIAYEMGLSSEQKSSLYYALLLKDIGNEEMIGLRCDRGASIVSKLGMGQTAAEAVRSIEEHWDGTGYPKRARGERIPLLARVCAVAQHLDVFSMGRNADVAIETLEQWSGTWFDPQIVRAVMSLNHRGHLWTHCSATDSNEITRAAVLDLDPQQQQRLDDTQIDRICEAFADIVDSKSHFTYRHSMGVAELAHGIAKRLKLRTDRVQLVRRAALLHDIGKLSVANTILDKKTRLTEAEWKIVERHPGLTRQILEQIGPFREIAIVAGEHHEKLDGTGYPNRLLAPDISIESRIVAVADVYSALSEDRPYRAGLHSSEIISIMRALVPKKLDADCVDALVALIAEEQETEQKFEPVGIVVEELARACA